One Deefgea tanakiae genomic region harbors:
- a CDS encoding phospholipid carrier-dependent glycosyltransferase, with the protein MSKFSVRTVWIQCCFAILFGLLLQLFSANVYAETQNIVRNASAEDASPSGGAAGWTFDHWTQGDPPSTATRDETVFHSGSASLKINLQQGDDGKLMQAIQVKPDTWYRLSSWVKTQGIPSDSKVGANISVVDAMEFAGDIKGDSDWQEIVAWGKTGPEQTEIKVAVRLGFYGSLATGTVWFDDISLSQSEPPAGAKVISFTPPATAPVAAAPSGKASAALVSTLAVSVTLAFLLLAWFVIKQRNTLEKRYGTIIDGITPLTQTWQVFALIAAVVLLKAWGAGTVLGYTQDVGTFSAWAIDMYSRGFAGFYQPGYFADYPPGYITVLWLVGAISNWFGIQYGTPSFLVLLKMPAMLADIAGAFFLLSLARHNTTERALALVAALLWLFNPLAIVTSAFWGQVDSIFTLMLAASFLMLERRRVIFAASLYALAVLFKPQALLVGPIALIALLSLRNIPLQLKALGAAIATFVILSLPFTISREPTWIFSLYGGTLASYNYLTLNAFNLYALLGQNWVANETLFLGLQVSTWAWFLTLSSLGAVVYGIIAANQRENNTGRYLFGAFAIFVLFFVLGPKMHERYLFPAAFIGFTAFLVIGDKRVLWLAIAASLTTYINTLITLDMMMRLQSSLVENSNVFLWLGSLVNVILLIQTFRVGYDIFLRGNIQRLPEAAVSTPLTTAPANTIPSDPPLAKVSKNAWLGLATICILYSIAAFTYLGNFASPQKFWNPPAAGDWAVFDLGSIQTVSTVQYHHGLGTGEYAIAWSNDGQNWANGKGIIVDNRFAEFRWRKVDANVPARFFKVGLSTGSLQMNELALLDGQGQVLPIKQINGPDEAAALFDEQGKFDSPSTAFNGMYFDEVYHAHSAWEILQGIDATENTHPPLGKIIIAIGIALFGMNPFGFRFMGVTFGIMMLPVFFYLSRRLFRSDNFALLATAFLAVDFMHFTQTRIATIDTYGVFFILVSSYWMLRFMQSEPVQNGWKTDMKSLFLCGAMFGLGAASKWIVLYHGLGLAILYCWNLWRQAGVAKAQGPLMPDQRGYAQWVTQTVLVSIVAFIVVPVLIYTAAYIPLMQATGQGISGMLANQSSMLAYHSELKATHPFSSFWYEWPTMVKPMWYYGGSEWTGPLKVSTISAFGNPITWYLGTLAFIFALAWRAVLAGSKATVERFNVSDSQKLALGFILIAGLAQFLPWAVIPRKLVFIYHFFASVPFIILALVWWLQRLQIYNPNRKWAQYLPWSMFAAALILFIAYFPAISGLPVPRGWLEFMSKGPITLYY; encoded by the coding sequence ATGTCTAAATTTTCTGTGCGAACGGTGTGGATTCAGTGTTGTTTTGCCATCTTATTTGGGCTGCTACTGCAGTTGTTTTCAGCCAATGTCTATGCCGAAACCCAAAATATAGTGCGCAACGCAAGTGCAGAAGATGCTAGCCCATCCGGTGGTGCGGCAGGCTGGACTTTTGATCACTGGACACAAGGCGATCCACCGAGCACCGCTACGCGGGATGAAACCGTCTTTCATAGCGGCAGCGCATCACTCAAAATCAATCTTCAGCAAGGCGATGATGGCAAGCTCATGCAAGCGATTCAGGTCAAGCCTGATACATGGTATCGCTTGTCTAGCTGGGTGAAAACGCAAGGTATTCCAAGTGATAGCAAAGTCGGTGCGAATATCAGCGTGGTGGATGCCATGGAATTTGCTGGGGACATCAAAGGCGATAGCGATTGGCAAGAAATCGTCGCCTGGGGCAAAACGGGGCCAGAACAAACTGAGATTAAAGTTGCCGTCCGACTCGGCTTTTACGGCAGCCTAGCCACCGGCACAGTCTGGTTTGATGATATTTCTCTCAGCCAAAGCGAGCCACCTGCAGGCGCTAAAGTCATTAGCTTTACCCCCCCCGCAACCGCACCAGTGGCTGCAGCACCAAGTGGAAAAGCATCTGCCGCACTAGTTTCAACACTCGCGGTCAGTGTAACGCTTGCATTTTTGCTCCTCGCTTGGTTTGTCATTAAACAGCGCAATACGCTCGAAAAACGCTATGGCACCATCATTGATGGCATCACGCCACTGACGCAAACTTGGCAGGTATTCGCTTTAATTGCAGCCGTCGTACTACTCAAAGCATGGGGAGCAGGTACGGTACTGGGTTATACGCAAGACGTGGGTACGTTTAGCGCTTGGGCCATCGATATGTATAGCCGTGGTTTTGCTGGCTTTTATCAACCCGGCTATTTCGCTGATTACCCACCGGGCTACATCACGGTGCTGTGGCTCGTTGGTGCCATCTCGAACTGGTTTGGCATTCAATACGGCACGCCAAGCTTTTTAGTCTTGCTCAAAATGCCAGCGATGTTAGCTGATATTGCGGGCGCTTTCTTTTTACTTAGCCTTGCCCGCCACAACACCACCGAGCGTGCCCTCGCTTTAGTGGCTGCGCTCCTGTGGTTATTTAACCCGCTGGCGATTGTGACTTCGGCCTTCTGGGGTCAAGTGGATAGTATTTTCACACTCATGCTCGCGGCATCGTTCTTGATGCTAGAGCGTCGCCGCGTTATTTTTGCGGCCAGTTTATATGCACTGGCCGTTCTGTTTAAGCCGCAAGCGCTGTTGGTAGGCCCAATTGCGCTGATTGCACTGCTGTCACTTCGCAACATCCCATTGCAACTCAAAGCGCTCGGTGCGGCGATTGCAACGTTTGTTATCTTGTCACTGCCGTTTACGATTTCTCGTGAACCAACATGGATTTTTAGCCTGTATGGCGGCACATTGGCCAGCTATAACTACCTTACTTTAAACGCATTTAATCTATACGCCCTGCTCGGCCAAAACTGGGTCGCAAACGAAACCTTATTCTTGGGCTTGCAAGTCAGCACTTGGGCTTGGTTCTTGACATTATCGTCTTTGGGCGCAGTGGTATACGGCATCATCGCCGCGAATCAACGTGAAAATAATACAGGTCGTTATCTATTTGGCGCCTTTGCCATTTTTGTGTTGTTCTTCGTGCTCGGGCCAAAAATGCACGAGCGCTATTTATTCCCAGCGGCGTTTATCGGCTTCACCGCCTTCCTCGTCATCGGCGACAAACGCGTACTGTGGCTGGCAATTGCAGCGAGCTTAACGACCTATATCAACACCCTCATCACGCTCGATATGATGATGCGTTTGCAAAGCTCATTGGTCGAAAACAGCAATGTGTTCTTGTGGCTCGGTTCGCTGGTAAATGTAATTTTGCTGATCCAAACCTTCCGTGTGGGCTACGATATTTTCTTGCGTGGCAATATCCAGCGGCTGCCCGAAGCCGCCGTATCCACACCACTGACTACAGCTCCGGCCAACACCATCCCAAGCGATCCACCGCTGGCCAAAGTGAGCAAAAACGCATGGCTAGGCTTGGCGACCATTTGCATACTTTACTCAATCGCCGCATTTACATATCTCGGCAATTTTGCCTCGCCACAAAAATTCTGGAATCCACCCGCAGCAGGTGATTGGGCAGTATTTGACCTAGGCTCAATTCAGACAGTGTCTACAGTGCAATACCACCATGGTTTAGGCACTGGCGAGTATGCGATTGCATGGTCCAATGACGGGCAAAACTGGGCCAACGGCAAGGGCATTATTGTCGACAATCGTTTTGCTGAATTTCGCTGGCGCAAAGTCGATGCCAATGTACCGGCACGCTTTTTCAAAGTGGGTTTAAGCACCGGCTCATTGCAAATGAATGAGCTCGCCCTCTTGGATGGCCAAGGCCAAGTGCTGCCGATTAAACAAATTAACGGACCTGATGAAGCAGCCGCTTTATTTGATGAGCAAGGAAAGTTTGACTCGCCTTCGACTGCGTTCAACGGCATGTATTTTGATGAGGTCTATCACGCACACAGTGCATGGGAAATTTTGCAAGGTATCGACGCGACCGAAAACACGCATCCACCGCTGGGCAAAATCATCATCGCGATTGGCATCGCCCTGTTTGGCATGAACCCGTTTGGCTTCCGCTTTATGGGCGTAACGTTCGGCATCATGATGCTGCCGGTGTTTTTCTATCTATCGCGTCGCCTGTTTCGCTCGGACAATTTTGCACTATTAGCTACGGCCTTTCTTGCTGTCGATTTCATGCATTTCACGCAAACGCGAATTGCCACGATTGATACCTACGGCGTGTTCTTTATTCTGGTCAGCTCGTACTGGATGCTGCGCTTTATGCAAAGTGAACCCGTACAAAATGGCTGGAAAACCGATATGAAATCGCTATTCCTGTGCGGTGCAATGTTTGGTCTTGGCGCAGCCAGTAAATGGATCGTGCTCTACCACGGCTTAGGTTTAGCAATCCTGTATTGCTGGAATCTCTGGCGACAAGCAGGCGTCGCCAAAGCGCAAGGCCCGCTGATGCCAGATCAACGTGGTTACGCGCAATGGGTCACGCAAACCGTGTTGGTCTCGATTGTCGCCTTCATTGTAGTGCCGGTACTCATCTACACCGCCGCCTACATTCCATTGATGCAAGCGACTGGTCAAGGCATTTCGGGCATGCTCGCCAACCAATCGAGTATGCTGGCTTACCACAGCGAACTCAAAGCCACCCACCCATTTAGCTCGTTCTGGTATGAATGGCCAACGATGGTCAAACCAATGTGGTATTACGGCGGTAGCGAATGGACTGGGCCGCTGAAAGTATCGACAATTAGCGCGTTTGGTAATCCGATTACTTGGTATTTGGGCACTCTCGCATTTATCTTCGCGCTGGCTTGGCGTGCCGTGTTGGCGGGGTCAAAAGCAACGGTTGAACGCTTTAATGTCAGCGACAGCCAAAAACTGGCGCTGGGTTTTATCCTTATCGCTGGCTTAGCGCAATTCCTACCTTGGGCAGTCATCCCCCGCAAATTGGTCTTCATCTACCATTTCTTCGCGTCAGTGCCGTTCATTATTTTAGCGCTGGTGTGGTGGTTGCAACGCTTGCAAATCTACAATCCAAATCGCAAATGGGCGCAATACTTGCCTTGGAGTATGTTTGCTGCCGCGCTCATACTCTTTATCGCCTACTTCCCAGCCATAAGCGGCCTACCCGTACCACGCGGGTGGCTAGAATTTATGAGCAAAGGGCCGATTACCCTATACTACTGA